CATTGTCAGAATGCCCATAAATTGGCGGGGTTATTAGAAAATCATCCGGAGGTAGAGCAAGTGCGTTATCCATTTTTATTATCCCATCCTCAGTTTGAAATTGCAAAAAAACAAATGAGTATGGGCGGTGGAATTGTTACGTTTGAAATTAAAGGAGGAATAGAAAGAGGAAGACGATTTTTGGATGCATTACAAATGTGTTCGTTAACAGCAAATTTAGGTGATACGAGAACCATTGCTACGCATCCGGCATCCACAACACATGCTAAATTATCGGAATCAGAAAGAATCGAAGTTGGCATCACACCCGGAATGGTGAGGATTTCTGTTGGGTTAGAAAACATTATTGATATTGTTTCTGATATTGAGCAGGCGCTGGAGGCTTCGCGTTGAAGCTGCGTTCCATTTCTATAATTTCAGCCCCATAAACAGAACATCATCAATTTGTTCGTAACCACCTTTCCAATTATTGAAATAGTTTTCAATAATCATTTCTTGTTTCGCAATAGGGAGTGTTTGAATTTCTTGAAGAATATTTTTTACGCTTGCAATCTTAATTTTTTTCCCTTCATCCCCACCAAATTGGTCGGGGTATCCATCTGTGAATAAATACAAGATGTCTCCTTTCGCGAGCTGAATATCCTTTGTTTCGTATTGTTGTGTATCAGTACTTTCTTTTTTCAGAAGAATTAGTTCTTTGTTTTTTGAAATAATTATCGGTCGTTTTGTAGATGCAATTCTAACAAAATGTGTTTTCAAATCAATTTCACAAATCACAACATCAACTCCGTCTTGAGTTTGATGGTGTTCTCCGTCAGATTGTTTTAGCAGAATTTTGATTTCTTCATCTAGTGAAGCAAGTGCAAAGGCAGGTGAATTGATGCCCTTTCTAGAAATAATTTCTTTCAACAATGTGCTTCCAATCATGCTCATAAATGCGCCTGGTACTCCATGTCCTGTGGCATCAGCACAAACTACAATAAGTTTATCTCCATAACTTTTGAACCAATAAAAATCGCCACTCACAATATCGCGAGGTTGAAAAAAGATAAAGGAATCGGGGAGATATTTTTGTAATGACTCTAATTCTGGAAGAATGGCGTCCTGTATTCGTTTAGCATATCGAATACTATCTGTAATATCTTTATTCTTTTTTTCAATTTCTTCTTTTTGAAAGATAACTTCTCTTGTTTTTTCGTTCAATGCTTTTTGCAATTCTAACTCAAATTTTCGATGATTCCGTTCTCTGATTTTAAGTACCAGATAAAAGCCATAAATAACAATTGCAATGCATAAAATGATAAACCAAGCTTTTTTCCAAATGGGAGAAGCAATTTTTATTTTGATACTGAAGGGGGATTGATTGCAAACACCATCGTTATTGTATGCTCGAAGCAGGAAGGTGTATTCCCCATCACTTAATTTTCCGTAACGTGCAAAAGCATTGTTGGTTTTGTCTGACCAATCAAGATCGTATCCCTCTAATTTATATTGAAACAATACATGCGTGCTTGATTTGAATGTGATACCAACAAAATCAATTCGTATGCGATAGTCGTCATAGGGTAAAACAGTATCGCGTGTAAAATCAATTTCCTTATCATTTATTTTAAACGAGGTAACATTCACGATTGGAGGAATAAGGTTTTTTACATCTTTGTGTGGGTCAAATTTTGCGCTACCCATCGTTGTGCCGAACCAGGTATATCCTTCTGTATCTGTAAAAGAGGCTATTGGATTACAATCACCCAGAACACCTTCATTCTTATCAAAAACATCGATTTCGTTTGTTTTGGTTTTGATTCTACTTAATCCTAAGCGATGACCAATCCAGATGTTGTTCGAGCCATCTTCTACAATGCTATAACAGTAATTTGATTTTAGTCCTTTTTCAATGCCATATTTTGCTATAACGGTATCTTTTATTTTAAACACCCCATGTCCAAAAGTTGTAACCCAAATATTTTTACTGTCATCTTCTAAAATTCCAGATACATTTATTAAATCAACTCCATTAAAGATTAAAATGTTTTTTACTTCATCTTTTTCATCAATATGAGAGATATAATTGCTGTGAGTGACAATCCATAATTTTTTATCTTTTGATATTACAATTTGGTTGATGTTGTTGTGCGTTAATCCACTTTCTGTTGTGAAATGAGTTTTGATTTTAGCTTTGGGCTCTAGCTTAAAAATCCCCCCTTTGGTTGCAACCCAAATCACATCATCACTTACCGCGATTGAATTGATTGATTTACAAAGTTGGTCATCACTCAATTCAATTTTTGTGAATGTGTTTTTTGCAATGTTTAAATTAAACAAACCGTTTGCATTCGTTCCAATAGCAATCGTGTTTGAATCGATTTGACAAATCGCAGTAACTTTATCATCGACAAAACCATTTTTGTGATTGAAGAATTCCCATTTTTCTTTTGATCGTAAATCAATTTTGATGAGTCCGTTTTCTACACCAAACCATTTTTCTTTTTCGGTAATATAAAGCGCATTCACACTATTGCTGTATTGTTTTTGAGTGTGTGAATAAAACGAAAAACAATTATCTTGAAGTTGAACTAATCCGGAACCATAAGTTCCAACCCAAATATTGCCTTCGTGATCAGCATAAATACTTTTTGTGTATTTGTTTTCCAGTCCATTTTCTTCAGAAAATTGCAAAAATTCTTCGTAGTTTAATGTGCTTGGCGATAGCAGCAGTTTTATTACTCCTTCGCCAAATGTTGCAATCCAAAGGTTGGAAAGCTTGTCTTCATAAACATCCTGTACGTTTTTAAATTTTAGAGATAGTTTATCTCCTGTACGACTTGCATTGAAGCTATTTATATTTGAGACAGATGGGGTTAACAAGAACAAACCTTCATCTTCGGTTCCTACCCAGATGCTACCTGAATTGTTTTTTTTAACAAGGCATTGAATTTTTGTTTTTGGAATAGTTTCGATTGTTTTTGAAAAGAGAGGTTTTCTTTTGTCTCCGGATAAGTCGTAAAGCATCAATCCTTCGCCTGTTCCAACAAGAAGTTGATTGTTTTTGGTGAGTGCGAGTGAAAAAATGGTTAACTGATTAAATTCCATTTTAAAAACATCCACTTCAAATGCTTTACTTATTCTGAAAATTCCATCGTTCTGTGTAGCACACCAAACACCGCCTTTTTCGTCTGAAATGATGGTTGTAACCGGGCTTTTTGAAAAGCCACTTGTGTTGATTGTTTTGAATGTTTTCCCATCAAAGAAAGTAATCCCTCCTTGGTTATGCCCAAACCATAAATTACGATTAATGTCTTTGTAGCTACTGGTTACAAAATTGTCGGCAAACCCGTCAGTGGAATAAAATGATTTAAAACTGATACCGTCAAATTTACATGCCCCATCACCCGTTCCAGCCCAGAGATAACCCTTTTTATCTTGATTGATTGTGTATACATACGGTTGTGTAATTCCATTGTCGATGCCAAACGTTTTGATTTGATACGACTGAGAATATGCAAACGAAGAGAAAAAAATTGCTCCTAAAAAACCTAAATATGTAATAAATAATTTTTTCAAAAGCGTAAAATCTTGAACTTAATAGGGTGTTGTTTTTTTCTTTTGTTTGAATTGAATTTTACTGTTTTTTAATGGAACTCCTCCGATTGGGACGGTATATATTGGTAATAAATTTCCGTCTTGATTGGTTACATAGAGTGTAACATTGTTGTTCTTTATTAAAATATTTTTATTTTTTATAAATTGGACATCCAGTGTTGTTTTCTTTTCTTTTTCAACAATAATGTGAGTCGTGTTTTCCCAAACATTATCTCCTGATGCTTTGCTAAGTTCGCCTTTTTTTGCCATGGAAACAATATTTACATTCCCATCGTTGTCAAAATCAAAGTTAGATAATCTTACGGAATATACATTTTGTTCCACATAGGGATAAAGATGGGCAATGTCTTTTTGATTATCTGACAAGCGGAATGTATATTCAAAAGTAAATGCATTGCCACCTTCAATAGGTTTATTCTCGGTTAGAGAGGAACTTAAAAAGTATTTGTAAAGGTTGCCATCATCACCACTAATTCCTTCCGCGATAATCTTAAAAATATAACCGCCATATTCGGGAACTAGTTCGCCTTCTGAGGGGTTAAAAGGACCGAAGGTATACCACTCTCCATCATAAACATCACTACTAACAAATGTTTTTGAAGCAAGTAAATTGCCACTTTTGTATTTGCCACCTGGATCTTTTAAACGAACATCTTTATTGGTAAAAGATTCTTTCCCGCCATACACCGAAAATTTTGTGGAGGTATTGTATTCCCCTTTTTTCTCATCAAATTCAGCGCTGGTTTCTGCATCAAATACACGAATATAGATTGGGGTCACTTGGAATTTAGGAATAACAAAAAAGTAGGTTTGTGAAAAATCATCATCGCCCCATGATTTATCTCCGTCTTTTCCGAATGTAACTAAAAATGGAATGTTTTCTTCTACCGCAGGAACTTGCTGAGCAAATGAAAAATTTAGGATGAGCAGAAACCCGAATGTGAGTGGCAATAGGTTTTTCATACAAGGTAAATGTATTCAAGTTTGTTACATACTACTCCGAAAATTGGACAAGGGGCAAAAATCGCCCGACTAAGTTTGTTTCGGCAGGTATAAGCTATTGCCAAGAATCATTCCCTTTTACTTCAATGCGTTAATTTTTTCTAGAAGCAGTTCTGTATCTTTATAGTCAGCACCACTTATTTTGGCAAGTTCAATTGCTTTTTTTGCGTTTTTTTCTGCGTCTGCTTTTTTCCCTAATTTGAATTGAACTGCTGCGTAGGTGTCGAAGAATGCCCAGTCTTGCTGTAATTCAGTTGCTTTTTTTGCCCATGCTTCAGCATTTTCTAGCATTTTTTTGTCATCAATGTTTTCATAGAAGGCCCATGCATATGAGTTTAATTCCCCTGGATTTTCAACTTTGCATTTTAGAATATAGTCGGAAACGGTTGAAGCATATTGTTTCCAATCTTGGGATTGTTGATACAAAGCAATTTCAGATTGAAAGAGGATGGTCTGAGCTTCGGTGGTTTTGGATTTTTGAAGTTTCGCTTTAATAATTGCATAGTCATCCGTGTTCTTTGTTTTTGCTGCTGTCCAAAGCCCACTTCCGTATACTTGGTTGGCTTTACTTTCAACAAAATCCGCGCCATATAAGTGTTTATACTTTTCCATGGTTGATTCAAATGTTTTGAAAACAGGTGAGTGGTAATCTGTTACAAATTGATAAATAATGTCCCAGTTGCCGCGACTTGTCAATTCCGTCTCTTTCAATGATGCGAAATAGTTGTTGATTTCTGTATCGTATTTTTGACATGCTTTTTCCGACAACGAAAAGAAGGCAAAAGCAACCGAAGAAGAAATTGCTCCTTTATTGAAATTCGTTTTTGCAGTAGCAAATCGTTTTTCAGGCGATAGTGCATCTTGGCCATCTGCAACAAAGGATGCAACACTACCCGATCCGCAGATGCGATGTAATTGTGTTCCATCGCTGTTTAAATAGATCAATGTTGGATAAGCTCTGATGCCATATTTTTTTGCGATTTCAATACCTTCTCCTTTTTCCATGTCAATTTTTGCGTTGACAAAGTTTTTGTTGTAAAAATCAGCGGCAGTATCATTTGTAAACACATTTTTTGCCATCCATTTGCATGGACCACACCAAGTGGTATAGCAATCCACAAAAACCATTTTGTTTTCTTTCTTCGCTTTTGCTAATACTTCATCAAATGTGCCGTGTTCAAATTCAATTGTTCGGTTTTGTGCAATTGAAATGCTTACAATAAAGAATGCTGCGAAAAGAAAGGTGATTTTTTTCATGTTTGTGATTTTCGTTGATGAACTATTTGCTCAATTCTACGTCTAAAGAAAAATTCTCCGGATTTTTACCTTTTATATGTTTATAAAAATCCATTATTTGTTTCATGTCTTTTTGGAAATCGCCACTCGGATAAATAATTTTGTCGACACCGCAAGTTTTGGTTTCATAATTTATAAAAGCCAAAGCAATAGGAACATTGGCTTTAAGAGCAACATAGTAAAATCCGGTTCTCCACTTGTCAACTCTTGACCGTGTTCCTTCGGGCGTGATAACCATTCTTAATTCAGCATGCGTTTCAAATAATTCGGCAATGGAATCAACAGAACTCTTTTTCTCACCATCGGTGTTTTTTTTGTTCCTGTCGATAGGCAATGCCCCTAACGACAACATTAATTTTTTAAATGGAAATCGCACCCATTCTTTTTTGATAATGAACCGCTGGTTTAATTTCATCACCTTAACTGCACCCATTCCAAAAATAAAATCCCAATTACTGGTATGGGGAGCGACTATAATAACGCACTTTTTTATATCATCAGATAGGTAGTGGCTAACTTTCCAACCAAAAAGTGTGAAGATGAATTTGAACATTCCTTTTTTTTATCGAGACGAATATAAAAGAAATACTTATTAAAACCTACATGCAGGAGGAAAACAGACTTTCATATCCCAAAATTTAAACGTATCTTCGTATAAACATAAACGAAATA
This Bacteroidota bacterium DNA region includes the following protein-coding sequences:
- a CDS encoding SpoIIE family protein phosphatase translates to MKKLFITYLGFLGAIFFSSFAYSQSYQIKTFGIDNGITQPYVYTINQDKKGYLWAGTGDGACKFDGISFKSFYSTDGFADNFVTSSYKDINRNLWFGHNQGGITFFDGKTFKTINTSGFSKSPVTTIISDEKGGVWCATQNDGIFRISKAFEVDVFKMEFNQLTIFSLALTKNNQLLVGTGEGLMLYDLSGDKRKPLFSKTIETIPKTKIQCLVKKNNSGSIWVGTEDEGLFLLTPSVSNINSFNASRTGDKLSLKFKNVQDVYEDKLSNLWIATFGEGVIKLLLSPSTLNYEEFLQFSEENGLENKYTKSIYADHEGNIWVGTYGSGLVQLQDNCFSFYSHTQKQYSNSVNALYITEKEKWFGVENGLIKIDLRSKEKWEFFNHKNGFVDDKVTAICQIDSNTIAIGTNANGLFNLNIAKNTFTKIELSDDQLCKSINSIAVSDDVIWVATKGGIFKLEPKAKIKTHFTTESGLTHNNINQIVISKDKKLWIVTHSNYISHIDEKDEVKNILIFNGVDLINVSGILEDDSKNIWVTTFGHGVFKIKDTVIAKYGIEKGLKSNYCYSIVEDGSNNIWIGHRLGLSRIKTKTNEIDVFDKNEGVLGDCNPIASFTDTEGYTWFGTTMGSAKFDPHKDVKNLIPPIVNVTSFKINDKEIDFTRDTVLPYDDYRIRIDFVGITFKSSTHVLFQYKLEGYDLDWSDKTNNAFARYGKLSDGEYTFLLRAYNNDGVCNQSPFSIKIKIASPIWKKAWFIILCIAIVIYGFYLVLKIRERNHRKFELELQKALNEKTREVIFQKEEIEKKNKDITDSIRYAKRIQDAILPELESLQKYLPDSFIFFQPRDIVSGDFYWFKSYGDKLIVVCADATGHGVPGAFMSMIGSTLLKEIISRKGINSPAFALASLDEEIKILLKQSDGEHHQTQDGVDVVICEIDLKTHFVRIASTKRPIIISKNKELILLKKESTDTQQYETKDIQLAKGDILYLFTDGYPDQFGGDEGKKIKIASVKNILQEIQTLPIAKQEMIIENYFNNWKGGYEQIDDVLFMGLKL
- a CDS encoding thioredoxin family protein yields the protein MKKITFLFAAFFIVSISIAQNRTIEFEHGTFDEVLAKAKKENKMVFVDCYTTWCGPCKWMAKNVFTNDTAADFYNKNFVNAKIDMEKGEGIEIAKKYGIRAYPTLIYLNSDGTQLHRICGSGSVASFVADGQDALSPEKRFATAKTNFNKGAISSSVAFAFFSLSEKACQKYDTEINNYFASLKETELTSRGNWDIIYQFVTDYHSPVFKTFESTMEKYKHLYGADFVESKANQVYGSGLWTAAKTKNTDDYAIIKAKLQKSKTTEAQTILFQSEIALYQQSQDWKQYASTVSDYILKCKVENPGELNSYAWAFYENIDDKKMLENAEAWAKKATELQQDWAFFDTYAAVQFKLGKKADAEKNAKKAIELAKISGADYKDTELLLEKINALK
- a CDS encoding 1-acyl-sn-glycerol-3-phosphate acyltransferase, coding for MFKFIFTLFGWKVSHYLSDDIKKCVIIVAPHTSNWDFIFGMGAVKVMKLNQRFIIKKEWVRFPFKKLMLSLGALPIDRNKKNTDGEKKSSVDSIAELFETHAELRMVITPEGTRSRVDKWRTGFYYVALKANVPIALAFINYETKTCGVDKIIYPSGDFQKDMKQIMDFYKHIKGKNPENFSLDVELSK